In the Armatimonadota bacterium genome, one interval contains:
- a CDS encoding family 10 glycosylhydrolase has translation MKKVFLPALAVCLMLAVGPCRSQTSEFRSMEATAWGSGFESPTATTTMVNYMRSCNLNCVIPEIRLRSDAYYNSTIEPRGTGVAPSPGYDSLADLVTKAHAVGMEVHPWVVTFRIWTTDSGPAHMTPEHIWYTHGPGNTDPSQDWCMRSDTGAWSYGGTSNLDPGHPDVESYLISVFMEIVNNYDVDGLNLDYIRYPSTNWGYNAVSVARFNAEYGRTGNPSASDSTWQNWRRDQITNLVKRLYLEIKAVKPWVKLSPDGWNSSSTGNASYFQDWDKWTTNHWVDFVHPMSYTSNNTTFHGWLDTYLTNQHGRHVYPLVDVSNDINGNALPQIDLIRQHGFQGLGLYSYQSIPDRTALQSALVSGPFPTFVSPAGMSWLDSPTKGYIKGFVKNSGGVGIYPATVTIVSTGASTKDTGTGFYGFVDITPGTYSVTAAAAGYNSQTKSVTVTAGQVANLNFTLSSESSPPVISNVRASSIQATNAQILWDTDEASTSQVDYGLTAAYGTTTVEDTLAVTGHTVQLVGLNPSTTYHYRVRSWDAARNMSVSGDYTFTTAAGDQPDDIIIDNTDVKCVTSGSWFTSTSAATKYGTNYFYCSNAGGTKTATWTPSILTAGNYDVYGWWPAGTNRSAISPFTIQWNGGSQTIAVNQQDTANDNTWRLLRANTPFAVGTAGYVRLSNTGIEDSRNVIADAIKFVYAPGADTTPPSAPTNLAATASALGQISLTWTASTDNIGVTGYRVYRNGSLIGSPTGTSYISTGLAANTQYSYYVTARDAADNVSAPSATVARYSLSVAPGASSITCDKAINTWQSSPTFTFTATGGFGAGTLQYYRYAWTQNSTYTFTGLEGQWTAGNITPQASATGSWYLHVKGYNGDGVANGTYSYGPYKYDGTPPTAPTGLTASATATDQVSLSWTASTDDVGVTGYRVYRDGSLVGSPTATSYASTGLAANTQYSYHVTALDALDNESEASIATAKYTLSAAPGSGSVTCDKAVNTWQSTSAFTFTAVGGFGAGKVQYYRYAWTQSSSYSWTGGEDQWASGTLVRQASANGLWYLHVQGNNGDGVPNGTFTYGPYRYDATAPTVSGLSDGKYAAVGGSLQASWSGSDAESGIAEYQYAIGTSADNIGSVAAWTSTGTSTSITRSGLNLVANQKYYFGVKARNGAGAWSTPVVSDGVTAAAVLSSIRAAKGRADGDAIMLSDKIVSANYATFFYICEDRTSKRVSGIRVAGNSPTQGYFADVAGILATVNGERVITAPDTMTETGPGAPDPLFMNNRSVGGEALNVYTPGVTGGLGTHNIGMLVTIAGRVVESATGCFDLTDGARAVRVSTARLTSVPGIGSLVKVTGIVSTEQSGDTITAVVLPRGNSDVSQF, from the coding sequence GTGAAGAAAGTATTCCTCCCGGCGCTCGCTGTCTGCCTGATGCTGGCAGTCGGGCCGTGCCGGTCGCAGACCTCCGAGTTTCGCTCAATGGAGGCCACGGCCTGGGGTTCGGGTTTCGAGAGCCCTACCGCTACCACCACGATGGTGAACTACATGCGGTCGTGCAACCTGAACTGCGTGATCCCGGAGATCCGCCTGCGGTCGGATGCCTACTACAATTCTACCATCGAACCGAGAGGCACAGGGGTAGCCCCTAGTCCCGGCTACGACTCTCTCGCCGACCTCGTCACCAAGGCGCATGCCGTAGGGATGGAGGTGCATCCCTGGGTCGTGACTTTCCGCATATGGACTACCGACTCGGGCCCCGCGCACATGACGCCCGAACACATCTGGTACACGCACGGCCCCGGAAACACGGACCCGTCGCAGGACTGGTGCATGAGAAGCGACACCGGCGCATGGTCTTACGGCGGAACATCAAACCTGGATCCCGGACATCCGGATGTGGAGAGCTATCTCATCTCGGTCTTCATGGAGATCGTCAACAACTACGACGTGGACGGCCTCAACCTGGACTACATCCGCTACCCCTCGACCAACTGGGGCTACAACGCAGTATCGGTCGCTCGGTTCAACGCGGAGTACGGGCGGACCGGCAATCCGTCAGCGAGTGACAGCACCTGGCAGAACTGGCGGCGCGACCAGATAACCAATCTCGTGAAGCGGCTGTACCTCGAGATCAAGGCAGTCAAACCATGGGTAAAACTGAGTCCTGACGGATGGAACTCCTCAAGCACCGGCAACGCGAGCTACTTCCAGGATTGGGACAAGTGGACAACCAACCATTGGGTAGATTTCGTTCATCCCATGTCCTACACGTCGAACAACACCACTTTTCACGGCTGGTTGGATACCTACCTGACCAACCAGCACGGACGGCACGTGTACCCGCTTGTGGATGTTTCGAATGATATCAATGGCAATGCGCTTCCACAGATAGACCTCATCAGGCAGCACGGCTTCCAAGGCCTGGGGCTCTACTCATACCAGTCGATCCCCGACCGGACGGCCCTGCAGAGCGCTCTCGTCAGCGGTCCTTTCCCGACATTCGTCAGCCCTGCCGGCATGTCCTGGCTCGACAGCCCGACCAAGGGTTACATCAAGGGTTTCGTTAAGAACAGCGGTGGAGTCGGCATCTACCCGGCGACGGTCACCATTGTGAGCACCGGGGCTTCGACGAAGGATACCGGCACGGGCTTCTACGGCTTCGTGGACATCACCCCGGGGACCTACAGCGTCACGGCGGCGGCGGCGGGCTACAACTCACAGACCAAATCGGTGACCGTGACTGCGGGGCAGGTCGCGAACCTGAACTTCACTCTGTCATCGGAGTCGAGTCCGCCTGTGATAAGTAACGTAAGGGCCTCAAGCATCCAAGCTACCAATGCGCAGATACTCTGGGACACGGACGAGGCATCGACGAGTCAGGTGGACTATGGTCTGACGGCCGCCTACGGCACTACGACGGTGGAGGACACCCTTGCGGTGACCGGCCATACCGTGCAGCTTGTCGGCCTCAATCCAAGCACTACGTATCACTACCGCGTGCGGTCCTGGGATGCCGCCAGAAACATGTCCGTCTCCGGCGACTACACATTTACGACAGCAGCCGGCGATCAGCCGGACGACATCATCATAGACAACACCGACGTGAAGTGCGTCACCAGCGGATCGTGGTTCACGAGCACCAGCGCGGCCACGAAATACGGCACGAACTACTTCTACTGCTCGAACGCCGGCGGCACCAAGACCGCCACGTGGACGCCAAGCATTCTGACAGCGGGAAACTACGACGTGTACGGATGGTGGCCCGCAGGCACCAACAGAAGCGCAATCTCACCCTTTACCATCCAATGGAACGGCGGCAGCCAGACGATCGCGGTGAACCAGCAGGACACGGCAAACGACAACACTTGGCGGCTTCTGAGAGCAAACACCCCGTTTGCAGTCGGGACCGCGGGCTACGTTCGGCTCAGCAACACCGGCATTGAGGACAGCAGAAACGTCATAGCCGACGCGATCAAGTTCGTCTACGCGCCGGGAGCGGACACTACTCCGCCAAGCGCGCCTACCAATCTGGCGGCGACGGCATCGGCACTCGGCCAGATTTCGCTCACGTGGACGGCCTCCACCGACAATATCGGTGTGACCGGCTACCGGGTCTACCGAAACGGCTCTTTGATCGGATCGCCGACCGGCACGTCGTATATCAGTACCGGCCTCGCGGCGAACACGCAGTACAGCTATTACGTCACCGCTCGTGACGCGGCAGACAACGTATCGGCGCCCAGTGCCACGGTGGCCAGGTACTCGCTCTCCGTCGCGCCGGGGGCAAGCAGCATCACCTGCGACAAGGCGATCAACACTTGGCAATCCTCGCCTACGTTCACTTTCACCGCCACCGGCGGATTTGGGGCCGGCACGCTACAGTACTACCGCTACGCCTGGACACAGAACTCCACTTACACGTTCACCGGCCTGGAGGGGCAATGGACCGCCGGCAACATTACGCCGCAGGCATCGGCGACAGGCTCCTGGTATCTCCATGTCAAAGGCTACAACGGCGACGGAGTGGCCAATGGGACTTACTCCTACGGGCCCTACAAGTACGATGGAACTCCGCCGACGGCGCCGACGGGCCTGACCGCATCGGCAACAGCAACCGACCAGGTGTCTCTATCGTGGACTGCCTCGACGGACGACGTCGGCGTGACCGGCTACCGGGTCTACCGCGACGGCTCGCTGGTCGGATCCCCGACCGCAACGTCGTACGCCAGCACCGGCCTCGCCGCGAACACGCAGTACAGCTACCACGTGACTGCGCTGGATGCGTTGGACAACGAGTCCGAGGCCAGCATCGCGACAGCGAAATACACCCTGTCGGCCGCCCCCGGATCGGGGAGCGTCACCTGCGACAAGGCCGTGAATACCTGGCAGTCTACCTCGGCCTTCACGTTCACCGCCGTCGGAGGGTTTGGCGCGGGGAAGGTGCAGTACTACCGATACGCGTGGACCCAGAGCAGTTCGTATTCGTGGACGGGCGGCGAGGACCAGTGGGCGTCCGGCACTCTGGTCCGGCAGGCTTCGGCCAACGGGCTTTGGTATCTCCATGTGCAGGGCAACAACGGAGACGGGGTGCCAAATGGCACCTTCACCTACGGCCCTTACAGGTACGATGCTACCGCGCCCACCGTCTCCGGCCTCAGCGACGGCAAGTACGCCGCCGTCGGGGGTTCGCTGCAAGCATCCTGGTCAGGGAGCGATGCGGAGTCGGGCATTGCGGAGTACCAGTATGCCATAGGGACGAGTGCGGACAACATCGGGTCTGTGGCGGCGTGGACTTCGACCGGGACGTCGACTTCGATTACCAGGAGCGGACTGAACCTGGTCGCGAACCAGAAGTACTACTTCGGCGTGAAGGCAAGGAACGGCGCCGGCGCATGGAGCACTCCGGTCGTCTCCGACGGCGTCACCGCGGCCGCGGTCCTATCGTCTATCAGGGCGGCGAAGGGCCGTGCGGACGGCGACGCTATCATGCTGAGCGACAAGATCGTAAGCGCCAACTACGCGACGTTCTTCTATATCTGCGAGGACAGGACGAGCAAGCGAGTCTCAGGCATACGGGTCGCAGGCAACTCACCAACACAGGGATACTTCGCGGACGTTGCGGGGATTCTGGCAACCGTCAACGGCGAACGGGTGATCACCGCGCCTGACACGATGACAGAGACGGGACCCGGAGCGCCTGACCCGTTGTTCATGAACAACCGAAGCGTGGGAGGAGAGGCGCTCAACGTGTACACCCCCGGCGTAACAGGCGGCCTCGGAACTCATAATATCGGCATGCTGGTGACCATCGCGGGCAGGGTCGTTGAGTCTGCGACGGGATGCTTCGATTTGACTGACGGCGCACGAGCGGTGAGAGTCAGCACGGCCAGGCTGACGTCGGTGCCAGGCATCGGTTCGTTAGTCAAGGTTACCGGCATAGTCTCGACGGAGCAGTCAGGAGACACGATTACGGCAGTCGTTCTGCCGCGAGGCAACTCGGACGTGTCCCAGTTCTGA
- a CDS encoding tetratricopeptide repeat protein, which yields MLRDMSDSRLRLLIAVGLLIITTAAYAPVLWNDFINFDDDRYTYDNPQVMDGLSLSGLRWAFTSTWNANWHPLTWISHMLDCEIYGLKPWGHHLTSLLIHLANVVLLFVLLTRLTGLPWRSAFVAALFGVHPLHVESVAWVAERKDVLSTLFFMLTLIAYARYVERRGIKAYLLVFGAFALGLMAKPMLVTLPIVLLLLDIWPLRRLEPAAEGKVKGRVARVSFWTLVPEKLPLLALSVGSSVITVIAQSKASAVKPLGDAGVHLANIAAGYAAYIGKMLWPLKLGVIYPRPGPNLPAWQVAGSAVLLLAITTAVFVFRRSRPYLVFGWLWFLITMVPVIGVVQVGAQFIADRYTYIPLIGLFIAITWGAADLGPDWQRGQRGDRAASPQHSFAQSPILLVPILIVLVFSGLTFRQVGFWRDSMTLFTHTLRVTAPSATAHTNLGVSYSGRGELDEAIRHYEKALEINPTHVNALYNRGNAYLRKRMYDEAIQDYVAALETKPDSPEALTNLGKAYSDMRRYEESEASYRRALESNSEYVPALTGLGELYKNTGRFPEAERTYREVLRLLPNNAESYSSLGVALAAQGLMEEGVACFRRALRIDPRHTGAHVNMANVHASSGEYAEAEREYRLAIKLDPEMMQAHHNLGLMLKRKGDLQGAIAELRKAVEMEPDMPVPHISLATALYQAGDYAGAWKHVHLCRANRGRPPQKFVEMLSAKMPDPGP from the coding sequence TTGCTGCGCGACATGAGTGACTCACGCCTGCGCCTGCTGATAGCGGTGGGGCTGCTCATCATAACCACCGCCGCCTACGCTCCAGTCCTGTGGAACGACTTCATCAATTTCGACGACGACAGGTACACGTACGACAACCCCCAGGTAATGGACGGCCTCTCCCTGAGCGGCCTCAGATGGGCATTCACCAGCACCTGGAACGCGAACTGGCACCCGCTGACGTGGATCTCGCATATGTTAGACTGCGAAATCTACGGTCTCAAGCCCTGGGGGCATCATCTCACCAGCCTGCTGATACATCTCGCCAATGTGGTGTTGCTTTTTGTTCTGCTGACCCGACTGACCGGCCTGCCCTGGCGGAGCGCGTTCGTCGCCGCGCTCTTCGGAGTCCACCCCCTGCACGTCGAATCAGTCGCGTGGGTGGCTGAGCGAAAGGACGTGCTGAGCACGTTATTCTTCATGCTCACGCTCATCGCATACGCGCGCTACGTGGAACGACGAGGCATCAAGGCTTACCTGCTGGTATTCGGAGCATTCGCATTGGGGCTGATGGCTAAACCGATGCTGGTGACCCTGCCGATCGTGCTGCTGTTGCTCGACATCTGGCCGCTTCGCCGGCTGGAACCCGCCGCTGAAGGCAAGGTGAAAGGGAGGGTCGCCCGGGTATCGTTCTGGACGCTGGTGCCCGAGAAGTTGCCGCTTCTCGCCCTGAGCGTCGGCTCCTCGGTCATCACCGTGATCGCTCAGAGCAAGGCATCAGCCGTGAAGCCTCTGGGGGACGCGGGGGTGCACCTCGCCAACATCGCCGCCGGGTATGCCGCGTACATCGGCAAGATGCTCTGGCCGCTGAAACTCGGGGTGATCTACCCACGCCCCGGTCCGAATCTCCCCGCATGGCAAGTGGCGGGGTCGGCAGTTCTTCTGCTCGCGATCACGACGGCGGTCTTCGTCTTCAGAAGGAGCCGGCCGTACCTCGTGTTCGGATGGCTCTGGTTCCTGATTACGATGGTGCCGGTGATCGGCGTCGTACAGGTAGGCGCTCAGTTCATCGCCGATCGCTACACCTATATCCCACTGATCGGACTGTTCATCGCCATCACGTGGGGAGCAGCGGACTTGGGACCGGATTGGCAGCGGGGGCAGAGGGGAGACAGGGCAGCGTCTCCGCAGCACTCATTCGCCCAATCTCCCATTCTACTCGTCCCGATACTGATCGTGCTCGTGTTCAGCGGCCTCACTTTCCGACAGGTCGGCTTCTGGAGAGACAGCATGACCCTCTTCACGCACACTCTCCGGGTGACGGCGCCGAGCGCGACCGCCCACACGAATCTCGGAGTCTCGTATTCCGGGAGGGGCGAACTCGACGAGGCGATCCGCCATTACGAGAAGGCGCTGGAGATCAATCCCACGCACGTCAACGCTCTGTATAACAGGGGCAACGCTTATCTGCGGAAGAGGATGTATGATGAGGCGATCCAAGACTATGTCGCTGCGTTGGAGACAAAGCCGGACTCTCCGGAGGCACTCACCAACCTCGGCAAGGCATACTCAGACATGAGGCGTTACGAGGAGTCCGAGGCATCCTACCGCAGGGCGCTCGAGTCGAACTCCGAGTACGTCCCGGCGCTGACCGGTCTCGGAGAACTCTACAAGAACACCGGCCGATTCCCCGAGGCCGAGCGGACCTATCGAGAAGTACTCAGGCTGCTTCCGAACAACGCGGAATCTTACAGCAGCCTTGGCGTCGCGCTGGCGGCGCAGGGGCTGATGGAAGAAGGGGTGGCATGCTTCCGGCGCGCGCTGAGGATTGACCCGAGACACACCGGAGCGCACGTCAACATGGCGAACGTTCACGCGTCGAGCGGGGAGTACGCGGAGGCTGAGAGGGAGTACCGACTGGCGATCAAGCTCGACCCTGAGATGATGCAGGCTCATCACAATCTCGGCCTGATGCTGAAACGCAAGGGGGACCTTCAGGGAGCGATAGCTGAGCTTCGAAAGGCGGTCGAGATGGAGCCGGACATGCCGGTCCCGCACATCAGCCTGGCGACCGCGCTGTATCAGGCAGGCGACTACGCCGGGGCGTGGAAACACGTGCATCTCTGCAGAGCGAACAGGGGACGACCTCCGCAGAAGTTCGTGGAGATGCTCTCGGCGAAGATGCCCGACCCGGGACCGTGA
- a CDS encoding methylenetetrahydrofolate reductase C-terminal domain-containing protein, producing MAREWLSNPAIYYPVLVGEVVFKKAMFGCHMCGQCILSYTALTCPMNCPKKIRNGPCGGTRPNGKCEVYPKRACVWNKIHRRAKAVGRLRKIEEIQECVDWSLEGTSAWINLFQGKIKPPSL from the coding sequence ATGGCCAGAGAGTGGCTCAGCAACCCTGCGATCTACTACCCTGTGCTCGTCGGCGAGGTCGTTTTCAAGAAAGCGATGTTCGGGTGCCACATGTGCGGGCAGTGCATACTCAGCTACACGGCGCTTACCTGCCCGATGAACTGCCCGAAGAAGATTCGCAACGGTCCCTGCGGCGGCACCCGCCCCAACGGCAAGTGCGAGGTATACCCGAAGCGCGCGTGCGTCTGGAACAAGATACATCGCCGCGCGAAGGCCGTCGGCCGCCTGCGCAAGATCGAGGAAATCCAGGAGTGCGTGGACTGGTCGCTCGAGGGAACGTCGGCCTGGATCAACCTCTTCCAAGGCAAGATCAAGCCGCCGAGTCTCTAG
- a CDS encoding DNA-processing protein DprA yields MTDAVPRAQFALMLHSVPHLGPRGIARILRETPDAEVCLPAVRAWRMSPDALQSEYKLHAEAAHCIALRKDELLSSSAKIASAAEGLRIRTLTEQDADYPSMLRDYQADAPPIVYAHGNLGLLRDRKYAVVNSAKIGGRSIEATRDIASTLAAEGLAAVTSHNTQGYQIVGLAAKSRNAPILLVLDRGILSAFPQGLGWEPVAQARIWNLRFDPERDLVVSPFRLYDRWIGANGRERDRMVFALADVVVAVEIRAGGVMEAECLRALRLGREVYVCESSDGPLPGGNASLLSRGCAPIPVGWEHSMLATLDLPIEGSEEAF; encoded by the coding sequence ATGACCGATGCCGTCCCCCGCGCCCAGTTCGCCCTGATGCTCCACTCAGTCCCGCACCTCGGGCCGAGGGGGATCGCTCGCATACTCCGCGAGACGCCCGACGCTGAAGTGTGCCTCCCGGCCGTTCGGGCGTGGCGGATGTCCCCTGATGCCCTGCAGTCGGAGTACAAGCTCCACGCCGAGGCCGCCCACTGTATCGCGCTTCGCAAGGACGAGCTTCTCTCTTCGAGCGCGAAGATCGCCTCCGCCGCCGAGGGCCTCCGCATCAGGACGCTTACCGAGCAGGACGCCGACTACCCCTCGATGCTCCGCGACTATCAGGCCGACGCGCCGCCGATCGTCTACGCGCACGGCAACCTCGGCCTGCTGCGGGATCGGAAGTATGCGGTCGTCAACTCCGCGAAGATCGGCGGAAGGAGCATCGAGGCTACCCGCGACATCGCGAGCACTCTGGCCGCCGAGGGTCTAGCCGCCGTCACCAGCCACAACACGCAGGGCTACCAGATCGTCGGACTTGCCGCGAAGTCGAGGAACGCGCCGATCCTTCTGGTGCTGGATAGAGGCATCCTGAGCGCGTTCCCCCAGGGCCTCGGATGGGAGCCGGTCGCTCAGGCCCGCATCTGGAACCTGAGGTTCGACCCCGAGCGCGATCTCGTGGTCTCGCCGTTCAGGCTCTACGACCGGTGGATCGGGGCGAACGGCCGCGAGCGCGACCGGATGGTCTTCGCTCTGGCCGATGTCGTTGTAGCGGTGGAGATTCGGGCTGGCGGCGTGATGGAAGCCGAGTGCCTGCGCGCTCTCAGGCTGGGGCGCGAAGTCTACGTCTGCGAGTCGTCCGACGGCCCGCTTCCCGGCGGCAACGCGTCGCTTCTTTCCAGAGGCTGCGCCCCGATTCCCGTGGGCTGGGAGCACTCGATGCTTGCGACCCTGGACCTCCCGATCGAAGGCAGTGAAGAGGCTTTCTGA
- a CDS encoding transketolase: protein MQDTGTTGTDQEIARLEKIARELRTLDLASIYASTTGHPGGTLSIIDIETVLYFHTMNHKPEDPNWEGRDRLFWSAGHKAPAIYVALAKAGYFPMEEAMCLRQLGSPCQGHPNWRDLPGIEMSSGSLGQGLGVSVGAAIAAKLDGETHRVYCIMGDGEQQEGSVWEAAMSASHFRLDNLCAIVDNNRLQIDGRTEDVMNVEPIADKYRAFGWNVIEIDGHNIKQIMRAFEEASTVKGKPTVIIAATIKGKGVSFMEDQVGWHGLAPKKEQFEAAMAELLPDTIGHERLQKLLDYAAGRAAEASRKVGAKMPKFSRDYWWNAGDDMKVDMDPTRMGFGRSLCMCGTDDRVVTLHADISNSICITDFEKQNPERVDRVISVGIAEQNMMVVAAGLAKEGKIPITGTYGVFAAGRAWDQIRTTLCYANLNVKIAGAHGGISVGPDGATHQALEEISLMAILPNMHLFVPADSIETQKATCAAIHDIVGPVYLRYAREATPIISTDTTPFVFGKANVIRYRGAKEHFIDAFETVLASGYESEGETLAIIACGPMVPEAMRAAYILKEDFGIETRVLNVHTVKPLDVEAIVRAARDCGAVVTAEEHQVGGFGNIIASAILKNAKKPVAFDMIGVQDRFGESGQPWELMQEFGLTAEHIATKAREVISGRI, encoded by the coding sequence ATGCAGGATACAGGCACGACCGGCACCGATCAGGAGATCGCGCGGCTGGAGAAGATCGCCCGGGAGCTTCGCACGCTCGACCTAGCCTCGATATACGCTTCGACCACCGGGCACCCCGGCGGGACGCTCTCTATCATAGACATCGAGACGGTGCTCTACTTCCACACGATGAACCACAAGCCGGAAGACCCCAACTGGGAGGGCCGCGACCGGCTCTTCTGGTCCGCAGGCCACAAGGCGCCAGCGATATACGTTGCGCTCGCAAAGGCGGGCTACTTCCCGATGGAGGAAGCGATGTGCCTCCGCCAGCTCGGAAGCCCTTGTCAGGGACACCCGAACTGGCGTGATCTGCCCGGTATCGAGATGTCGAGCGGCTCGCTCGGCCAGGGACTTGGAGTCTCGGTCGGGGCCGCCATTGCGGCCAAGCTGGACGGCGAAACGCACCGGGTCTACTGCATCATGGGCGACGGCGAGCAGCAGGAAGGCAGCGTCTGGGAGGCTGCGATGTCCGCGAGCCACTTCAGACTCGACAACCTCTGCGCGATCGTGGACAACAACCGCCTGCAGATTGACGGCCGGACAGAGGATGTCATGAACGTCGAGCCGATTGCCGACAAGTACAGGGCATTCGGCTGGAACGTCATTGAGATAGACGGGCACAACATCAAGCAGATCATGCGCGCCTTCGAGGAAGCCAGCACCGTCAAGGGCAAACCGACAGTGATCATCGCGGCGACGATCAAGGGCAAGGGCGTCTCCTTCATGGAGGACCAGGTCGGTTGGCACGGGCTGGCGCCGAAGAAGGAGCAGTTCGAGGCCGCCATGGCAGAACTGCTGCCCGATACCATCGGTCACGAGAGGCTGCAGAAGCTGCTCGACTACGCCGCCGGACGCGCCGCCGAGGCCAGCAGGAAGGTCGGCGCGAAGATGCCGAAGTTCTCGCGCGACTACTGGTGGAACGCGGGAGATGACATGAAGGTTGACATGGACCCGACCCGCATGGGATTCGGCCGAAGCCTCTGCATGTGCGGGACCGACGATCGGGTCGTCACACTGCACGCGGACATCTCGAACTCGATCTGCATCACCGATTTCGAGAAGCAGAACCCCGAACGCGTTGACCGCGTCATCAGCGTCGGTATCGCCGAGCAGAACATGATGGTGGTGGCGGCCGGTCTTGCGAAAGAGGGCAAGATACCGATCACCGGGACGTACGGCGTCTTCGCCGCGGGGCGCGCGTGGGACCAGATACGAACTACTCTATGCTACGCGAACCTGAACGTCAAGATCGCAGGCGCACACGGCGGCATCTCCGTGGGACCGGACGGCGCGACTCACCAGGCGCTGGAGGAGATCAGCCTGATGGCGATACTCCCGAACATGCATCTCTTCGTCCCGGCGGACAGCATCGAGACCCAGAAGGCGACATGCGCGGCGATTCACGACATAGTCGGGCCGGTCTACCTCCGATACGCCCGCGAGGCCACACCGATCATCTCGACGGACACGACGCCGTTCGTCTTCGGCAAGGCGAACGTAATCCGCTATCGGGGCGCGAAGGAACACTTCATTGACGCCTTCGAAACCGTTCTCGCATCGGGCTACGAGAGCGAGGGCGAGACCCTGGCGATCATAGCCTGCGGGCCGATGGTTCCGGAGGCGATGCGGGCGGCGTACATCCTCAAGGAGGACTTCGGAATCGAGACGCGGGTGCTGAACGTCCACACCGTCAAGCCTCTCGACGTCGAGGCGATTGTGAGGGCCGCTCGGGACTGCGGGGCCGTCGTGACTGCCGAGGAGCATCAGGTCGGCGGATTCGGCAACATCATCGCGAGCGCGATACTGAAGAACGCGAAGAAGCCGGTTGCCTTCGACATGATCGGCGTGCAGGACCGCTTCGGCGAGTCCGGACAACCCTGGGAACTGATGCAGGAGTTCGGCCTGACTGCGGAGCATATCGCCACAAAGGCACGGGAGGTCATCTCCGGGAGGATTTGA
- the lysA gene encoding diaminopimelate decarboxylase codes for MFFGTQTINSKGHLEIGGCDTVELAQSFGTPLYVMDEALIRQNCRDYIGGFRSRYADTEIAFAGKAFLTAAMCRILEQEGMSLDVVSAGEMYTALKAGFPVERLFFHGNNKSPGELSMALEHGVGRIVVDNLRELEILNSLAVESGRTADILLRLTPGIDPHTHQLIRTGQADTKFGMNIKDGTAMQAVRRALECEGISLRGIHCHVGSQLFDLEAHRGAVRVFVEFLKDAQAETGAVLQEMNTGGGLGIAYTKDDEPPTIDRFAETIVSEFTAAIEESGLGFNPRLIQEPGRSIVGTAGTTLYTVGTIKRVPIQEEPGYRTYIAVDGGITDNPRPALYQAVYTPIVANKANAEASEVVTISGKHCETDTLISGAEIAPVEPGDIVAVLSTGAYNYAMASNYNRFPRPAVILAADGRADVIVKRETLEDIVKNDVIPERLG; via the coding sequence ATGTTTTTCGGAACGCAGACGATAAACTCAAAGGGCCATCTCGAGATCGGCGGCTGCGACACGGTCGAACTGGCGCAGAGCTTCGGCACGCCTCTGTACGTCATGGACGAGGCGCTGATCCGGCAGAACTGCCGGGACTACATCGGGGGTTTCCGGTCGCGATACGCTGACACGGAGATCGCGTTCGCCGGCAAGGCATTCCTGACCGCAGCCATGTGCCGCATCCTGGAGCAGGAGGGTATGTCGCTCGACGTCGTGTCAGCGGGCGAGATGTACACGGCGCTCAAGGCGGGCTTCCCGGTGGAGCGGCTCTTCTTCCACGGAAATAACAAGTCTCCAGGCGAGCTCTCGATGGCCCTCGAACACGGAGTCGGCCGGATCGTCGTGGACAATCTGCGGGAACTCGAGATACTGAACTCGCTGGCGGTCGAATCGGGGAGAACGGCGGACATCCTCCTGCGGTTGACGCCGGGCATTGACCCGCACACCCACCAGCTGATCCGCACCGGTCAGGCAGACACCAAGTTCGGCATGAACATCAAGGACGGCACGGCGATGCAGGCCGTCAGGCGCGCGCTCGAGTGCGAGGGCATTTCGTTGAGGGGTATCCACTGCCACGTCGGCAGCCAGTTGTTCGACCTCGAGGCTCACAGGGGCGCGGTGCGGGTGTTCGTCGAGTTCCTGAAGGACGCGCAAGCGGAGACCGGCGCCGTTCTCCAGGAAATGAACACAGGCGGAGGACTCGGCATAGCATACACGAAGGATGACGAGCCCCCGACGATCGACCGTTTCGCCGAGACGATCGTAAGCGAGTTCACGGCGGCTATCGAGGAATCCGGACTCGGTTTCAATCCGAGACTGATCCAGGAGCCAGGGCGCTCGATCGTCGGAACAGCCGGAACGACGCTGTACACGGTCGGCACGATCAAGAGGGTTCCGATCCAGGAGGAGCCGGGCTACCGGACATACATCGCGGTTGACGGCGGCATCACGGACAACCCCCGGCCGGCACTCTATCAAGCGGTGTACACTCCGATCGTAGCCAACAAGGCGAACGCGGAGGCGTCCGAGGTCGTCACCATATCTGGGAAGCACTGCGAAACGGACACGCTGATCAGCGGCGCGGAGATCGCCCCGGTCGAGCCGGGAGACATCGTCGCGGTGCTGAGTACCGGCGCCTACAACTACGCCATGGCGAGCAACTACAACCGCTTCCCCCGGCCGGCGGTCATTCTCGCAGCGGACGGGCGCGCGGACGTGATCGTGAAGCGGGAAACGCTCGAAGACATCGTGAAGAACGACGTGATACCGGAGCGACTTGGTTAG